A genomic region of Raphanus sativus cultivar WK10039 chromosome 6, ASM80110v3, whole genome shotgun sequence contains the following coding sequences:
- the LOC108810179 gene encoding probable protein phosphatase 2C 24 isoform X1: MADICYEVVTDASAYESRPLHSGRRQRFPMDKTVVMQEEREKNCKRNKLEALTVRNEETTVNVSGESPMMEVSPRYGVSSVCGRRREMEDAVAVHPSFSSHSEYPQHYFGVYDGHGCSHVAARCRERLHNLVREELNSDREEEESEWRKTMERSFTRMDKEVVLLGESVVSGNCKCELQTPDCDAVGSTAVVSIITPDKIVVANCGDSRAVLCRNGKPFPLSIDHKPDRPDELDRIEGAGGRVIYWDCPRVLGVLAMSRAIGDNYLKPYVTCDPEVTVTDRTDDDCLILASDGLWDVVSNETACSVARMCLRGGRRRRGSPEKAVETISDKACVEASVLLTKLALARHSGDNVSVVVIDLRRKGHVPGH, from the exons ATGGCAGATATATGTTACGAAGTTGTGACCGATGCGTCGGCGTATGAATCAAGACCGTTACATTCAGGGAGGAGGCAGAGGTTTCCGATGGATAAGACGGTGGTGATGCAAGAAGAACGGGAAAAGAATTGTAAGCGTAATAAACTGGAGGCTTTGACGGTGAGAAATGAGGAGACGACTGTAAACGTCTCCGGCGAGTCTCCGATGATGGAGGTAAGTCCGAGATACGGCGTTTCTTCGGTGTGCGGTAGAAGAAGAGAAATGGAAGATGCGGTGGCGGTTCATCCTTCGTTTTCTTCTCACTCGGAGTATCCTCAACACTACTTCGGTGTCTACGACGGTCATGGTTGTTCCCAC GTTGCAGCGAGGTGTAGGGAGAGACTTCACAATCTAGTGCGAGAGGAGCTAAACTCTGACAGGGAAGAAGAGGAGTCAGAGTGGAGAAAGACGATGGAGCGTAGCTTCACTCGTATGGATAAAGAGGTTGTGTTGTTGGGTGAATCAGTAGTGAGTGGGAATTGTAAGTGCGAGCTTCAAACGCCGGATTGTGATGCGGTCGGATCAACCGCCGTTGTGTCCATCATTACGCCGGATAAGATCGTGGTCGCTAACTGCGGCGACTCCAGAGCGGTTCTCTGCCGCAATGGAAAACCATTCCCTCTATCGATAGATCACAAG CCTGACCGTCCAGACGAGTTAGACCGAATCGAAGGAGCTGGAGGACGAGTCATATACTGGGACTGTCCCAGAGTTCTAGGGGTCCTAGCAATGTCACGAGCCATAGGAGACAACTATCTGAAACCTTACGTTACTTGTGACCCGGAGGTAACGGTAACAGACAGGACGGACGATGACTGCCTTATTCTAGCCAGTGACGGTTTATGGGACGTTGTGTCAAACGAGACAGCCTGCTCGGTGGCGCGTATGTGTCTCCGCGGTGGTCGGAGACGGCGAGGTAGTCCGGAGAAAGCGGTGGAGACGATCTCGGACAAAGCGTGCGTGGAAGCGTCGGTATTGTTGACGAAGCTGGCGTTGGCAAGACACAGTGGTGACAACGTGAGTGTCGTTGTGATTGATCTCAGAAGGAAAGGACACGTCCCTGGACACTAA
- the LOC108810179 gene encoding probable protein phosphatase 2C 24 isoform X2: MDKTVVMQEEREKNCKRNKLEALTVRNEETTVNVSGESPMMEVSPRYGVSSVCGRRREMEDAVAVHPSFSSHSEYPQHYFGVYDGHGCSHVAARCRERLHNLVREELNSDREEEESEWRKTMERSFTRMDKEVVLLGESVVSGNCKCELQTPDCDAVGSTAVVSIITPDKIVVANCGDSRAVLCRNGKPFPLSIDHKPDRPDELDRIEGAGGRVIYWDCPRVLGVLAMSRAIGDNYLKPYVTCDPEVTVTDRTDDDCLILASDGLWDVVSNETACSVARMCLRGGRRRRGSPEKAVETISDKACVEASVLLTKLALARHSGDNVSVVVIDLRRKGHVPGH, from the exons ATGGATAAGACGGTGGTGATGCAAGAAGAACGGGAAAAGAATTGTAAGCGTAATAAACTGGAGGCTTTGACGGTGAGAAATGAGGAGACGACTGTAAACGTCTCCGGCGAGTCTCCGATGATGGAGGTAAGTCCGAGATACGGCGTTTCTTCGGTGTGCGGTAGAAGAAGAGAAATGGAAGATGCGGTGGCGGTTCATCCTTCGTTTTCTTCTCACTCGGAGTATCCTCAACACTACTTCGGTGTCTACGACGGTCATGGTTGTTCCCAC GTTGCAGCGAGGTGTAGGGAGAGACTTCACAATCTAGTGCGAGAGGAGCTAAACTCTGACAGGGAAGAAGAGGAGTCAGAGTGGAGAAAGACGATGGAGCGTAGCTTCACTCGTATGGATAAAGAGGTTGTGTTGTTGGGTGAATCAGTAGTGAGTGGGAATTGTAAGTGCGAGCTTCAAACGCCGGATTGTGATGCGGTCGGATCAACCGCCGTTGTGTCCATCATTACGCCGGATAAGATCGTGGTCGCTAACTGCGGCGACTCCAGAGCGGTTCTCTGCCGCAATGGAAAACCATTCCCTCTATCGATAGATCACAAG CCTGACCGTCCAGACGAGTTAGACCGAATCGAAGGAGCTGGAGGACGAGTCATATACTGGGACTGTCCCAGAGTTCTAGGGGTCCTAGCAATGTCACGAGCCATAGGAGACAACTATCTGAAACCTTACGTTACTTGTGACCCGGAGGTAACGGTAACAGACAGGACGGACGATGACTGCCTTATTCTAGCCAGTGACGGTTTATGGGACGTTGTGTCAAACGAGACAGCCTGCTCGGTGGCGCGTATGTGTCTCCGCGGTGGTCGGAGACGGCGAGGTAGTCCGGAGAAAGCGGTGGAGACGATCTCGGACAAAGCGTGCGTGGAAGCGTCGGTATTGTTGACGAAGCTGGCGTTGGCAAGACACAGTGGTGACAACGTGAGTGTCGTTGTGATTGATCTCAGAAGGAAAGGACACGTCCCTGGACACTAA
- the LOC108809588 gene encoding tropinone reductase homolog At2g30670-like isoform X1, producing MFRFLQNVISYIYLIYFGSINVMWHLWSLLLKFKQKMDKRWSLQGMTALVTGGASGIGHAIVEDFAGFGATIHVCDISEISLNQSLSEWEKKGFQVSGSICDVSLRLERETLMHTISKMFHGKLNILVNNVGVVRVKPTTEYVAEDFSFHISTNLESAYHLSQLSHPLLKASGFGSIVMNSSVGGVVSMECGSLYSLTKGAMNQLARSLACEWTTDGIRTNSVAPNFILTDMSAPHLEDACYKKSLFSRTPLGRAGEPKEVASLVAFLCLPAASYITGQTICVDGGLTVNGFSYQPNP from the exons ATGTTTCGTTTCCTCCAAAACGTCATCAGTTACATATATTTGATATACTTTGGCTCTATAAATGTTATGTGGCATCTTTGGTCATTGCTACTCAAATTCAAACAAAAGATGGATAAAAGATGGAGTCTTCAAGGCATGACTGCTCTTGTAACTGGTGGAGCCAGCGGAATCGG GCATGCTATAGTAGAAGACTTCGCTGGTTTTGGAGCTACAATCCATGTATGCGACATATCCGAGATTTCACTCAATCAAAGTTTAAGCGAATGGGAAAAGAAAGGGTTTCAAGTGAGTGGTTCGATATGTGATGTATCCTTACGTCTCGAGAGAGAAACACTGATGCACACTATCTCAAAGATGTTCCATGGCAAGCTGAACATTCTT GTGAATAATGTTGGCGTAGTTCGCGTTAAGCCAACAACGGAATATGTGGCAGAAGATTTCTCGTTCCATATTTCAACAAACTTGGAATCAGCTTATCATCTTAGCCAGCTCTCACATCCTCTTTTAAAGGCTTCTGGATTTGGAAGCATTGTTATGAATTCTTCTGTTGGAGGGGTTGTATCAATGGAATGTGGATCCCTCTATAGTTTAACAAAAG GAGCTATGAATCAACTAGCAAGAAGTTTGGCGTGTGAGTGGACAACTGATGGCATAAGAACCAACTCTGTTGCTCCTAATTTTATCCTCACTGATATGAGTGCACCT CATCTTGAAGACGCTTGTTACAAGAAGAGTTTGTTCAGTAGAACTCCGCTTGGTCGTGCTGGAGAGCCAAAAGAGGTTGCATCACTTGTGGCTTTTCTGTGTCTACCTGCAGCTTCATATATTACTGGTCAGACCATTTGTGTCGATGGAGGTCTCACTGTCAATGGTTTCTCCTATCAGCCTAATCCTTGA
- the LOC108809588 gene encoding tropinone reductase homolog At2g30670-like isoform X2, giving the protein MESSRHDCSCNWWSQRNRVRFSSCRHAIVEDFAGFGATIHVCDISEISLNQSLSEWEKKGFQVSGSICDVSLRLERETLMHTISKMFHGKLNILVNNVGVVRVKPTTEYVAEDFSFHISTNLESAYHLSQLSHPLLKASGFGSIVMNSSVGGVVSMECGSLYSLTKGAMNQLARSLACEWTTDGIRTNSVAPNFILTDMSAPHLEDACYKKSLFSRTPLGRAGEPKEVASLVAFLCLPAASYITGQTICVDGGLTVNGFSYQPNP; this is encoded by the exons ATGGAGTCTTCAAGGCATGACTGCTCTTGTAACTGGTGGAGCCAGCGGAATCGGGTTCGTTTCTCTAGCTG TAGGCATGCTATAGTAGAAGACTTCGCTGGTTTTGGAGCTACAATCCATGTATGCGACATATCCGAGATTTCACTCAATCAAAGTTTAAGCGAATGGGAAAAGAAAGGGTTTCAAGTGAGTGGTTCGATATGTGATGTATCCTTACGTCTCGAGAGAGAAACACTGATGCACACTATCTCAAAGATGTTCCATGGCAAGCTGAACATTCTT GTGAATAATGTTGGCGTAGTTCGCGTTAAGCCAACAACGGAATATGTGGCAGAAGATTTCTCGTTCCATATTTCAACAAACTTGGAATCAGCTTATCATCTTAGCCAGCTCTCACATCCTCTTTTAAAGGCTTCTGGATTTGGAAGCATTGTTATGAATTCTTCTGTTGGAGGGGTTGTATCAATGGAATGTGGATCCCTCTATAGTTTAACAAAAG GAGCTATGAATCAACTAGCAAGAAGTTTGGCGTGTGAGTGGACAACTGATGGCATAAGAACCAACTCTGTTGCTCCTAATTTTATCCTCACTGATATGAGTGCACCT CATCTTGAAGACGCTTGTTACAAGAAGAGTTTGTTCAGTAGAACTCCGCTTGGTCGTGCTGGAGAGCCAAAAGAGGTTGCATCACTTGTGGCTTTTCTGTGTCTACCTGCAGCTTCATATATTACTGGTCAGACCATTTGTGTCGATGGAGGTCTCACTGTCAATGGTTTCTCCTATCAGCCTAATCCTTGA